In one Geoglobus acetivorans genomic region, the following are encoded:
- a CDS encoding deoxyuridine 5'-triphosphate nucleotidohydrolase yields MTALSKKEIKNLILEKELVADYIDLDTQLQPNGFDCTLRKVARISGTAKIDFDNSERVLPEVEEIEFENEWVFLEKGYYRVYLNEVVRIPEDMMALARPRSSLIRAGANVLTAVWDAGYIGRSEVGLVVYNENGIYLKRNARIVQLVFFRLDDRTEGYSGIYSGENL; encoded by the coding sequence ATGACTGCCCTTTCAAAAAAGGAGATAAAGAACCTCATTCTGGAAAAGGAGCTGGTTGCAGATTACATTGACCTTGATACACAGCTTCAGCCAAACGGTTTTGACTGCACGCTGAGAAAGGTTGCGAGAATCTCCGGAACTGCAAAAATAGATTTCGACAACTCTGAGAGAGTCTTACCTGAAGTTGAGGAAATTGAATTCGAAAACGAATGGGTCTTTCTTGAAAAGGGGTATTACAGGGTTTATCTCAATGAAGTGGTTAGAATTCCTGAGGACATGATGGCACTTGCAAGGCCGAGATCGAGTCTGATAAGGGCCGGAGCAAATGTGCTGACAGCAGTGTGGGATGCAGGATACATTGGGCGGAGCGAGGTCGGTCTTGTTGTGTACAATGAAAACGGGATATATTTGAAGAGAAACGCCAGAATCGTCCAGCTTGTGTTTTTCAGACTCGATGACAGGACTGAGGGCTATTCTGGAATTTACAGTGGAGAAAACCTGTAA
- a CDS encoding amidohydrolase family protein, whose translation MYKVLDLTSGETGLLIKDRCWRFEASDVSPNCVLFPSFFNAHTHIADSVVEAPKMSVYELVGPGGYKFSVLREAGEEKIIEGMRKSIKLIEKTSATSLEFREGGIDGYRLYLKADQEKRLIALSRPSNVEEAEALSKISPGFNFSSTRDVDSELLEYCRKLSRKRGLIFAIHAGEVDSRDVEDAITLEPDFLIHMNMAGQSLLKKALDEGIKIVTCFRSNAFFDVFSVETYRTLSEYENWHIGTDNAMIATPSMLDELKFASNFIEADKLFSAATRNPFYESYTVARMDRFPNLKNPAISVIKRLESCDIECIIREKIYFS comes from the coding sequence ATGTATAAAGTCCTCGACCTCACAAGCGGTGAAACCGGACTTCTCATTAAAGACAGGTGCTGGAGGTTCGAGGCTTCGGACGTCTCTCCAAACTGCGTTCTGTTCCCCTCATTCTTCAACGCTCACACCCACATAGCAGATTCAGTCGTGGAAGCTCCAAAAATGAGTGTTTATGAGCTCGTTGGGCCTGGTGGCTACAAATTTTCGGTTCTAAGAGAAGCAGGGGAGGAGAAAATTATTGAGGGTATGAGGAAATCCATAAAGCTGATAGAAAAAACTTCCGCAACATCCCTTGAATTCAGGGAGGGCGGAATTGACGGGTACAGACTATACCTGAAAGCAGATCAGGAAAAAAGGCTCATAGCCCTTTCAAGACCGTCAAACGTAGAGGAGGCAGAGGCACTATCCAAAATTTCTCCAGGATTCAATTTCAGCAGCACGAGAGATGTGGATTCAGAGCTTCTGGAATACTGCAGAAAGCTTTCCAGAAAGAGAGGGCTGATCTTCGCTATTCATGCTGGAGAGGTTGACAGCAGAGACGTGGAGGACGCAATAACACTCGAACCGGATTTTCTGATACACATGAACATGGCGGGCCAGAGTCTGCTGAAAAAAGCGCTGGATGAGGGAATAAAAATCGTGACATGCTTCAGATCAAACGCATTTTTCGACGTGTTCAGCGTTGAAACCTACAGAACGCTTTCAGAATATGAAAACTGGCACATAGGGACAGACAATGCCATGATAGCCACGCCCTCAATGCTCGATGAACTCAAATTCGCAAGCAATTTCATTGAGGCTGACAAACTCTTCAGCGCAGCGACGAGAAACCCATTCTACGAGAGCTACACGGTGGCCAGAATGGATAGATTTCCAAACCTGAAAAACCCGGCAATCTCAGTAATAAAAAGACTCGAAAGCTGCGATATCGAATGCATAATAAGGGAAAAAATTTATTTCAGCTGA
- a CDS encoding preprotein translocase subunit Sec61beta, protein MAKKEKAPPLMSSAGIMRYFEEEKTQFKVSPKAVVAFGLAVGILAIIMNAYYGLWPG, encoded by the coding sequence ATGGCAAAGAAGGAAAAAGCGCCACCATTGATGTCATCTGCTGGAATCATGAGGTATTTCGAGGAAGAAAAGACTCAGTTCAAGGTAAGTCCCAAAGCTGTTGTCGCCTTTGGACTGGCTGTGGGCATCCTTGCAATAATAATGAACGCATACTATGGACTCTGGCCGGGTTAA
- the engB gene encoding GTP-binding protein EngB — MDSGRVNLEIIFTGRSNVGKSTLFSQLFGVSVRKGKKPGTTIAPNFYHYRDFLATDLPGFGYVKGVSRRFNERVKDFIVRYIEDYAERIAAGIIVLDSGSFAEIVERWDRRGYIPIDVEMADFLRDVGIEVVVSANKFDKVDSPEETIEYISEKLKVSRERIIPTVAKKGDVGGVKNFIRQIFIKNNRHDLIKVLK, encoded by the coding sequence ATGGACTCTGGCCGGGTTAATCTTGAGATAATCTTCACTGGACGGTCAAATGTGGGAAAATCGACCCTTTTTTCTCAACTTTTTGGCGTGAGTGTTAGGAAGGGTAAAAAGCCAGGAACAACAATTGCGCCCAATTTCTACCATTACAGGGATTTTCTCGCCACAGATTTGCCGGGTTTCGGGTATGTGAAGGGTGTCAGCAGAAGGTTCAATGAACGGGTGAAGGATTTTATCGTGAGGTACATCGAAGATTACGCAGAAAGGATTGCTGCGGGAATTATAGTTCTCGATTCGGGTTCTTTTGCGGAAATTGTGGAGCGGTGGGACCGGCGAGGTTACATTCCTATTGATGTTGAAATGGCCGATTTTCTGCGGGATGTGGGGATTGAGGTGGTGGTTTCAGCCAACAAGTTTGATAAGGTGGACAGTCCGGAAGAGACAATCGAATACATATCTGAAAAGCTGAAAGTCTCGAGGGAACGGATCATTCCAACTGTGGCAAAGAAAGGCGATGTTGGTGGTGTGAAGAATTTTATAAGACAGATTTTCATAAAAAACAACAGGCATGATTTGATTAAGGTTTTAAAATAA
- a CDS encoding MoaD/ThiS family protein: MKSQKRSSQKKIKAKFIFLGGFEFREKEIEADPGVRYSELLSSLGINPETVVVIRNDEPVPIDSEIESGEVKVLRVISGG; the protein is encoded by the coding sequence ATGAAGTCGCAAAAGAGGTCCTCCCAGAAGAAGATTAAGGCCAAATTCATTTTTTTGGGAGGCTTCGAATTTAGGGAAAAGGAAATCGAAGCCGACCCCGGTGTCAGGTATTCGGAGCTTCTCAGCTCTCTCGGGATAAATCCTGAGACCGTCGTTGTTATACGAAACGATGAGCCAGTTCCCATCGATTCTGAAATTGAATCCGGTGAGGTCAAGGTTTTGAGGGTCATTTCTGGTGGATGA
- a CDS encoding translin family protein translates to MRDEIFEEIRRELEEKEKIREEIIVKSRTVRLNSSKAIANVHKGNLEAAEEYLSNALSLARDLLDYREKHPDQFYLAHDALQELVEAYTFTHIVRGLKIPERFPVSIPQALLPGMADCVGELRRFALTMMVKGESDEKIRKVVEIMEELYHILIEFDFHDRLTGNLRPKLDVARNSIERTKSDLLSAKLINLLDK, encoded by the coding sequence TTGAGAGATGAGATTTTCGAAGAAATCAGACGTGAGCTTGAGGAAAAAGAAAAGATACGGGAAGAAATCATAGTAAAATCGAGAACGGTCAGACTCAACAGCTCAAAAGCGATTGCAAATGTGCATAAGGGAAATCTGGAAGCTGCTGAGGAGTACCTGAGCAACGCCCTCTCCCTCGCCAGAGATTTGCTGGACTACAGAGAAAAGCACCCAGATCAGTTTTACCTTGCACACGATGCTCTTCAGGAGCTTGTTGAGGCATATACATTCACACACATTGTTCGAGGATTAAAAATTCCCGAAAGGTTTCCGGTCAGCATACCGCAGGCGTTGCTTCCAGGAATGGCAGATTGCGTCGGAGAGCTGAGAAGGTTTGCGCTGACGATGATGGTGAAGGGGGAGAGCGACGAAAAAATCAGAAAGGTTGTCGAAATCATGGAAGAACTGTACCACATCCTTATTGAATTCGATTTCCACGACAGGCTCACCGGAAACCTGAGACCAAAGCTGGACGTTGCCAGAAACTCCATAGAGAGAACCAAATCAGATCTGCTGTCTGCAAAACTTATAAACCTGCTCGATAAATAG